GGCACCAGCGGCATCTCGCGCGGCAGGAGCATCTGCTGCACGTCGCTCGCGAGCGTGAGATCGAGATCGATGCGCTGCTTCTCGACTTGGAGCGCGACGAAATCGGCGTTGTGCACCGCGAGACCGGCCTGTTCGGCGAGCGTTTCCACGAGCGAATAGTCCGTGCCGGTGAAGGGCAGTCCGTCGGCCGCGTTGCACACGCAGAGCACGCCGATGAGGTTTTCGCGCACCATGATCGGCGCGGCGATGACGGAGCGCACCACCAGTGCGGGATCGTCGTGCTTCACGACGCGCGCATCGCCGGGCGCGTTGACGACGAGTTCGCCGCGCCCGGTCGCCGCGACACGGCCCACGATGCCCTCGCCCACCGGGAACGACTCGGAGCGCAACACCTGCTCGATGAACTTCGCGCGCGAGCCCATCTGCATGCGCTGCGTGTCGGGGATCGGCCGGTGCGGCGGGAAGAGACCCTCGACCGCGACGCCGCGCATCATGTCGTCTGCGCCCTTTTCGAAAATGCACGCGCTGAGCGCGCCGGTGCTGAGGATGGAGGCGTGCACGATGCGCTGGAAAAGCTCGTCGCGCGAGAGCCGCTCGCCCACCGCGTCGACCATCGTGTGCATGTAATCGAGCACGATCTGCCGCTCCTCGAGCAGCGACGTCTTCTCCTCCTCCAGCCGCGCCGCCTGGCGGTTCGCCCGCCAATAGAAGGCGTAGACGAGCATCGCACCGGCCATCGCGCCGAGGAGGAACAACATCATGGTCCGGACAAATTGAAACCCCCGCGCCGCAAAGCCCAGCCGATTTC
This window of the Candidatus Didemnitutus sp. genome carries:
- a CDS encoding SpoIIE family protein phosphatase; protein product: MLFLLGAMAGAMLVYAFYWRANRQAARLEEEKTSLLEERQIVLDYMHTMVDAVGERLSRDELFQRIVHASILSTGALSACIFEKGADDMMRGVAVEGLFPPHRPIPDTQRMQMGSRAKFIEQVLRSESFPVGEGIVGRVAATGRGELVVNAPGDARVVKHDDPALVVRSVIAAPIMVRENLIGVLCVCNAADGLPFTGTDYSLVETLAEQAGLAVHNADFVALQVEKQRIDLDLTLASDVQQMLLPREMPLVPGLEIDARYMTAQKVGGDFYDVFPLEGGRLGVAVADVSGKGISASLLMAICRTQLRAVAPHHASPAAALRELNRGLSPDIRAGMYVTMTYAIIDAARSYLVFARAGHELPLLVRTVGAEFWHEFVGSEGMPLGLVDSDVFDAVIADREVGFGVGGTLVLFTDGLTEAPNEDGREFGNARLADTVRANRDQSAAIVNTAIMKAVSSFSRGEPRDDFTLLTIRHRV